CAGCTCGTTCAAGCAATACGCGGATCCTTGGACCTACCCGCACCTGCTGTTCTTCGCAGCGATCCCGATGCTGGCGGCATGCTTTACCCTGTGGCTGCTGCGTCGCTACGATGACTATTCGATCGACGCAATGCGATCGCGCGGATCAGCCGCCGCAACCACAACGACACCTGGAGATGGGACCGCAGGATGAACAAGCAACTGAAAACGGCGATCGTCACGGGTGGCTCCGGAGCGATCGGCGGGGCGATCTGCCAAAAATTGGCGGACGACGGTTTCCAAATCGTTGTGCATTTCGGCTCCAACGCAGAGGGAGCGACGAAGGTTGTCGAGCAGATCGTTTCCGGCGGTGGCAATGCGATCAAGGCGGCAGCGGATGTCGCCGATCCGCAGCAGGTTCGCAAGTTGTTCGAGACGGCTGAAGAGGCGTTTGGTGGTGTCGACGCGGTGGTTGTCAATGCAGGAACGATCACAAAGTGCCCGATCGTCGACCTGACGATCGAACAATTCGACGCGATGGTCTCGGTCAATTTGCGAGGATCGTTTCTTACGGCGCAGGAAGCTGCGAAGCGGATCGGGTGCAACGGACGACTGATCTTCATTTCGTCCGGCCTGGCCGCGCGACCGATGGCTGGCACCGCGGTCTATTCCGCGACAAAGGCCGCACTGGATGCGATGACTGTTTCGCTCTCCAAAGAACTCGGCGAGCGAGACATCACTGTCAATTCAGTCCAACCCGGCGCGACGGTTCCGGGGATGTTTGAACAAAGTGGCGATGACGCAGCAGAAAAGTTCGCCGCCATGTCCCCCTTTGGCCGACTTGGACATCCCGATGACATCGCGGACGTCGTCTCCTTTGTCGCAAGTGATTCGGCGCGTTGGATGACCGGACAAACCATCCGCGTCGACGGCGGATCGATGAATTAGCGCAACATAGTTGATGCCGACCATTCGCACTGAACATCCAAGCGTCGAAATCGGGGACGAGCAAGCTTTTTAA
Above is a genomic segment from Rosistilla ulvae containing:
- a CDS encoding SDR family oxidoreductase, with the translated sequence MNKQLKTAIVTGGSGAIGGAICQKLADDGFQIVVHFGSNAEGATKVVEQIVSGGGNAIKAAADVADPQQVRKLFETAEEAFGGVDAVVVNAGTITKCPIVDLTIEQFDAMVSVNLRGSFLTAQEAAKRIGCNGRLIFISSGLAARPMAGTAVYSATKAALDAMTVSLSKELGERDITVNSVQPGATVPGMFEQSGDDAAEKFAAMSPFGRLGHPDDIADVVSFVASDSARWMTGQTIRVDGGSMN